The following are from one region of the Mixophyes fleayi isolate aMixFle1 chromosome 7, aMixFle1.hap1, whole genome shotgun sequence genome:
- the LOC142098544 gene encoding putative olfactory receptor 2B3 yields MVTEFILRGLSSEPRTQTILFVAFLLIYVIILVGNFLIITLTVTDNNLQTPMYFFLTNLSFMDICVSSTIIPRMLKDLLSVKKTISYVECAAQMYISLSLGECECILLAIMAYDRYIAICYPLHYTIIITRSVCIKIAIGTWICGFILSICHITLTLNINLCGQNEINHFLCEVPEFLSLGCQNIVIVEYVIFIMGVIILIIPITLICMSYSQIMLNILKISSLEGQKKAFSTCGSHMMVVAMFYGSAMAVYMKSRSTSSPNTDKIITVFYLIITPMLNPLIYSLRNKEVKAALKKLLPRSFHCKK; encoded by the exons ATGGTGACAGAATTTATTCTTCGTGGACTCTCCAGTGAACCCAGGACACAGACCATACTTTTTGTTGCCTTCTTACTTATTTATGTGATCATTTTGGTTGGAAACTTTCTTATCATCACTTTGACCGTTACAGATAACAATCTCCAGACTCCTATGTATTTCTTTCTTACCAACCTTTCTTTTATGGACATCTGTGTTTCATCAACAATTATCCCAAGGATGCTAAAAGATTTACTATCAGTGAAAAAGACAATTTCTTATGTAGAGTGTGCAGCTCAAATGTATATATCTTTATCTTTAGGGGAATGTGAATGCATTTTGCTTGCAATTATGGCTTATGATCGTTACATAGCTATATGTTATCCATTACATTACACAATAATTATCACCAGATCAGTTTGCATTAAAATAGCTATAGGCACATGGATATGTGGTTTTATCCTCTCAATTTGTCATATTACACTTACACTGAACATTAATCTGTGTGGACAGAATGAAATTAACCATTTTCTATGTGAAGTTCCAGAATTCCTATCACTTGGGTGTCAGAATATAGTAATAGTTGAATATGTGATTTTTATTATGGGCGTGATAATACTAATTATACCTATAACTTTGATATGTATGTCTTACTCACAAATTATGCTAAATATCTTAAAGATTTCTTCCTTAGAAGGGCAGAAAAAAGCATTTTCTACATGTGGGTCCCACATGATGGTTGTAGCAATGTTTTATGGGTCAGCTATGGCTGTGTACATGAAATCCAGGTCAACTTCTTCCCCTAATACAGACAAAATAATTACAGTTTTTTACTTGATAATAACACCAATGTTAAATCCATTGATATATTCACTTAGAAACAAAGAAGTAAAAGCAGCTTTAAAAAAGTT GCTACCTAGGAGTTTCCATTGCAAAAAATAA